A single genomic interval of Koleobacter methoxysyntrophicus harbors:
- the nuoF gene encoding NADH-quinone oxidoreductase subunit NuoF produces the protein MRLYRSHVLVCGGAGCISSGCKKVQEALIEEIKKLNLEKEIKVITTGCMGPCDLGPVMIIYPEGVFYKKVQVGDVEEIARRHLLEGEIVERLLYKSPKTGEAVSNFNDISFFNRQVKIALRNTGLIDPMVIEEYIAQDGYAALAKVLSQMTPDEVIEEVKKSGLRGRGGGGFPTGLKWKFTAKAKGSPKYVVCNADEGDPGAFMDRSILEGDPFSVIEAMTIAGYAVGANQGFVYVRAEYPLAVSRLTHAIEKAREYGLLGENIMGTGFSFDLDIRVGAGAFVCGEETALLASIEGKRGEPRPRPPFPANEGLWGKPTLINNVETYANIPVIILKGGEWFSKLGTENSKGTKVFALAGKINNTGLVEIPMGTSLGEIIYDIGGGIPNRKKFKAAQTGGPSGGCIPKEYLNTPIDYDSLKELGTIMGSGGLIVVDEDTCMVDFARFFLEFVQDESCGKCAPCRMGTKRMLEILDRITKGQGKEGDIELLEELGHIIKETALCGLGQTAPNPVLSTIRYFRDEYEAHIKYKKCPASVCATMFISPCQNSCPAGVDVPRYIAAIRDERFAESVAIIKENNPLPAVCGRVCHHPCESKCKRSQIDDPIAIRMLKRFAADYELKHPEETKISKKTDNGHKVAIIGAGPAGLTASYYLALEGYDVTIYESLPVAGGMLAVGIPEYRLPQKLLEAEINSITKLGVKIKTGITVGKDISLDELREQNDAVFIAIGAHKENRINIPGEDMKGVYRGTEFLRKVNLDEKIEVGKKVAVIGGGNVAVDAARTAARLGGGEVHIFYRRTREDMTANFSEIEEAEKEGIKIHFLTAPTAILGDNGMVEKLECIKMNLGEFDSSGRRKPVPDPESKFLVDIDTVIIAVGQSPDLDALNTEPDTIETGRGGTIIVDNDTLMTKIPGVFAGGDCTLGPSMVIDAIALGRKGAFAIDRYLGGDAEQRWNQEKERKQTHPIHEEPMPRCRIDTLDPYQREGNFIEVELGLTKEAALYEASRCLRCDIKD, from the coding sequence TGTTTCCAATTTCAACGATATATCCTTTTTCAACAGACAGGTTAAGATAGCATTGAGGAACACCGGTTTAATTGACCCTATGGTTATCGAAGAATATATAGCTCAGGATGGATACGCTGCCCTGGCAAAGGTGTTGAGCCAAATGACTCCAGATGAAGTAATAGAAGAGGTCAAAAAATCCGGTCTTAGAGGAAGGGGCGGCGGCGGTTTCCCCACAGGTCTGAAATGGAAATTTACAGCGAAGGCTAAAGGGTCGCCGAAATATGTGGTTTGTAATGCCGATGAGGGGGATCCGGGAGCCTTTATGGACAGGAGTATATTAGAAGGAGACCCCTTCAGCGTAATTGAAGCAATGACTATTGCCGGATATGCGGTAGGGGCAAATCAGGGTTTCGTCTACGTTAGGGCAGAATACCCACTGGCAGTTTCCCGCCTGACCCATGCCATTGAAAAGGCAAGGGAATACGGTCTTTTAGGTGAAAATATAATGGGAACGGGCTTCAGTTTTGACCTCGATATAAGGGTCGGTGCGGGGGCATTCGTTTGCGGTGAAGAAACAGCACTGCTGGCCTCTATAGAAGGCAAAAGGGGAGAACCCAGACCGAGACCCCCCTTCCCGGCAAATGAGGGATTGTGGGGTAAACCGACCCTTATCAATAATGTTGAAACATATGCAAATATACCCGTTATAATACTGAAGGGCGGGGAATGGTTCAGTAAGCTGGGTACCGAAAACAGCAAAGGAACTAAAGTCTTCGCTTTAGCCGGCAAAATAAACAATACCGGGCTGGTTGAAATACCTATGGGCACCTCGCTGGGTGAGATAATATATGATATAGGGGGAGGTATTCCCAACAGGAAGAAATTCAAGGCAGCCCAGACGGGAGGGCCATCAGGCGGATGTATTCCGAAGGAATACCTGAATACACCTATTGATTATGATTCCCTGAAAGAATTGGGAACCATAATGGGGTCCGGAGGTCTAATAGTCGTTGATGAGGATACGTGTATGGTAGATTTTGCCAGGTTCTTTCTGGAATTTGTTCAGGATGAGTCCTGCGGAAAGTGTGCTCCGTGCAGGATGGGTACCAAAAGGATGCTTGAAATCCTCGATAGGATTACCAAAGGCCAGGGGAAAGAGGGGGATATTGAGCTCCTGGAGGAACTAGGGCATATCATAAAAGAAACAGCTTTGTGCGGTTTAGGGCAGACAGCTCCCAACCCTGTTCTGAGCACCATCCGGTATTTCAGGGATGAATATGAAGCACATATAAAATATAAAAAGTGCCCGGCATCGGTTTGCGCGACCATGTTCATTTCTCCCTGCCAGAATTCATGCCCCGCAGGAGTTGATGTCCCCAGATATATTGCCGCTATAAGGGATGAAAGATTTGCCGAATCGGTGGCAATTATAAAGGAAAACAATCCTTTACCGGCAGTTTGCGGCAGGGTATGTCACCATCCGTGTGAATCCAAATGTAAGAGATCGCAAATTGATGACCCTATAGCCATCAGGATGTTGAAACGCTTTGCCGCTGATTACGAGCTTAAACACCCCGAAGAGACAAAAATCAGCAAAAAAACTGATAACGGCCATAAGGTTGCAATAATAGGGGCGGGGCCTGCAGGTTTGACGGCATCCTATTATTTAGCTCTTGAAGGTTATGATGTAACAATATATGAGTCATTACCTGTAGCAGGTGGAATGCTGGCCGTAGGGATCCCTGAATACAGGCTGCCCCAAAAGCTTTTAGAGGCAGAAATAAATTCAATAACAAAATTGGGCGTTAAAATAAAGACGGGTATAACTGTCGGTAAAGATATATCTCTGGATGAGCTCAGAGAACAAAATGATGCCGTCTTTATAGCAATTGGTGCCCACAAGGAAAACAGGATAAATATACCCGGTGAGGATATGAAAGGGGTATATCGGGGAACGGAGTTTCTTAGAAAGGTAAATTTAGATGAAAAGATTGAAGTCGGGAAAAAGGTAGCGGTAATAGGCGGCGGGAATGTAGCGGTCGATGCTGCAAGAACTGCTGCAAGATTGGGCGGCGGTGAAGTGCACATCTTTTATCGGAGGACCAGGGAAGATATGACGGCCAATTTCAGTGAAATAGAAGAAGCAGAAAAAGAAGGGATAAAAATCCATTTCCTTACAGCACCTACGGCAATTCTTGGAGATAACGGTATGGTTGAAAAACTTGAGTGTATTAAAATGAACCTGGGCGAATTCGATTCCAGCGGTAGGAGGAAACCCGTTCCTGACCCAGAGTCTAAGTTTTTAGTTGATATAGATACGGTAATTATCGCTGTAGGCCAATCCCCGGATTTAGATGCACTAAATACCGAACCTGATACAATAGAGACCGGCAGAGGAGGTACTATAATTGTAGATAATGATACACTGATGACTAAAATTCCGGGGGTGTTTGCAGGAGGAGACTGTACACTCGGCCCTTCAATGGTTATTGATGCAATAGCCCTTGGAAGGAAAGGGGCATTTGCCATTGACAGATATTTAGGCGGGGATGCAGAACAGCGCTGGAACCAAGAAAAGGAGAGAAAACAGACTCATCCTATACATGAAGAGCCTATGCCCCGCTGCAGGATAGATACGCTTGACCCGTATCAGAGGGAAGGCAACTTTATTGAAGTTGAGCTAGGTTTAACCAAGGAGGCAGCCTTGTATGAAGCCAGCCGCTGCCTGAGATGCGATATTAAGGATTAA
- a CDS encoding NADH-dependent [FeFe] hydrogenase, group A6, translated as MGMITLTINDKKVQVEEGSTILEAAQKAGIYIPTLCYLEEINIMGACRLCVVEVEGAKTLQASCVTPAAEGMVVRTNTPFLRKARKAILELLLSDHPFECLTCIRSGNCELQKLAEEFNIREIPYHGEKSDFKPDTSTPSIIRDTNKCILCRRCISACSNVQRVGILYPNERGFKTFIGPPFGENLKDMPCALCGQCVLACPTGALHEKEDIDEVWKALEDPNKHVIVQTAPAIRVSVGEAMGMDPGSIVTGKMVAALRRLGFDRVFDTDFAADLTIMEEGHEFLDRLKNGGKLPLMTSCSPGWVKFCEHHYPDFLENISTCKSPQQMFGALAKTYYANKMRIDPKNIFVVSIMPCTAKKFECKRPEMTDSGYLDVDVSLTVREVAKMFKQAGINFDTLPEEEFDAPLGISTGAAAIFGATGGVMEAALRTVYEVVTGETLQNLDFEDVRGLKGVKEASVNLPGITVKVAVAHGLANARDLLDQLRSGEKEYHFIEIMACPGGCIGGGGQPIPTNTETRKRRIEAIYNVDKNMAIRKSHENPAIKKLYKEFLIKPLGHKSHELLHTEYYQRIKY; from the coding sequence ATGGGGATGATTACATTAACGATAAATGATAAAAAGGTTCAGGTTGAAGAGGGTTCAACTATCCTTGAGGCAGCACAAAAGGCTGGAATATATATACCGACACTTTGCTATCTGGAAGAAATCAATATAATGGGGGCATGCAGACTATGCGTCGTGGAGGTGGAAGGGGCAAAGACGTTACAGGCATCGTGTGTTACCCCTGCAGCGGAGGGGATGGTAGTAAGAACTAATACCCCTTTCCTGAGAAAGGCCCGAAAGGCTATTTTGGAACTGCTGCTTTCTGACCATCCTTTTGAATGCCTGACATGTATCAGGAGCGGTAATTGTGAGCTCCAAAAGCTGGCGGAAGAATTCAATATAAGAGAAATACCTTATCACGGAGAAAAATCTGACTTTAAACCGGATACATCTACTCCATCTATAATAAGGGATACCAATAAATGTATTCTCTGTCGGCGGTGTATAAGTGCCTGCAGCAATGTTCAGAGAGTGGGGATTCTTTATCCGAATGAAAGGGGTTTCAAAACCTTTATAGGCCCTCCCTTTGGAGAGAATCTTAAGGATATGCCCTGTGCCCTTTGCGGGCAATGTGTGCTGGCATGCCCAACAGGTGCTCTCCATGAAAAGGAAGATATAGATGAGGTCTGGAAAGCCCTTGAGGACCCTAATAAACACGTAATAGTTCAGACAGCACCTGCTATCAGGGTTTCGGTCGGTGAAGCAATGGGAATGGACCCCGGTTCCATTGTAACGGGGAAGATGGTAGCTGCCCTTAGAAGGCTGGGTTTTGACAGGGTGTTTGATACCGATTTTGCTGCAGATTTAACAATAATGGAAGAAGGCCATGAATTCCTGGATAGGCTTAAAAATGGAGGGAAGTTACCCCTTATGACATCGTGCAGCCCGGGATGGGTAAAGTTTTGCGAACATCACTATCCCGATTTCCTCGAAAATATTTCAACATGCAAATCACCCCAGCAGATGTTCGGGGCCCTTGCAAAAACCTATTATGCCAACAAGATGCGGATAGATCCCAAGAATATCTTTGTCGTTTCAATAATGCCGTGTACTGCCAAAAAATTCGAGTGTAAAAGACCGGAGATGACCGATAGCGGTTATCTGGATGTGGATGTTTCCCTTACGGTAAGGGAAGTTGCGAAGATGTTCAAACAGGCAGGAATTAACTTCGATACCCTTCCTGAGGAGGAATTCGATGCTCCCCTCGGAATATCAACGGGTGCAGCTGCTATTTTCGGGGCTACCGGCGGTGTTATGGAAGCCGCTTTAAGGACGGTATATGAAGTGGTAACCGGTGAAACACTGCAAAATCTGGATTTCGAAGATGTAAGGGGGCTCAAAGGGGTCAAAGAGGCGAGCGTAAATCTTCCCGGAATAACGGTAAAGGTTGCCGTAGCGCACGGTTTGGCCAATGCCAGAGACCTTCTTGACCAGCTTAGGAGTGGGGAAAAGGAGTACCATTTTATTGAAATAATGGCCTGTCCCGGAGGCTGTATAGGGGGTGGAGGCCAGCCAATACCTACAAATACTGAGACAAGGAAAAGGAGAATAGAGGCTATATACAACGTGGATAAGAACATGGCTATAAGGAAATCCCATGAAAACCCGGCTATAAAAAAATTATATAAAGAATTTCTTATAAAGCCGCTGGGGCATAAGTCTCATGAACTCCTCCACACAGAGTATTATCAAAGAATAAAATATTAA